Proteins from one Impatiens glandulifera chromosome 2, dImpGla2.1, whole genome shotgun sequence genomic window:
- the LOC124927213 gene encoding probable indole-3-pyruvate monooxygenase YUCCA4, with product MSSYKEQDEEIKRNIQWVQGPIIIGAGPSGLAVSACLKRNGIPSLILERDDCLASLWKKKTYDRLKLHLPKQFCQLPFLNFPKSFPKYPTKKQFVSYMESYATHFSVSPKFNQEVLNAEFDSSSSLWRVTTQDSEYVSRWLVVAAGENAEPAVPDIQGIDTFEGNVVHTSGYRSGSDYKGENVLIVGCGNSGMEVSLDLCRHNAFPHMVVRNTVHVLPREMFGFSTFGIAMKLLKWLPIRTVDKFLLLMANSVLGNTERLGLRRPKTGPLELKNATGKTPVLDVGALSQIKSGKIKVMEGVKEITRKGAKFIDGNEREFDSIIFATGYKSNVLCWLKGSDFFTKEGKTKMDFPNSWKGEKRLYCVGFTGRGLLGTSMDSIKIAADIEEQWKSIKNAQR from the exons GAACAAGATGAAGAAATCAAAAGAAACATTCAATGGGTTCAAGGTCCAATCATCATAGGAGCTGGACCATCCGGTCTAGCCGTTTCCGCTTGTCTCAAAAGAAACGGAATCCCTTCTCTAATCCTCGAAAGAGATGATTGTTTAGCTTCTCTTTGGAAGAAAAAAACCTACGACCGTCTCAAACTTCATCTTCCCAAACAGTTCTGTCAACTTCCATTCCTTAATTTCCCCAAATCTTTCCCTAAATACCCAACTAAGAAACAGTTTGTTTCCTATATGGAATCCTATGCAACCCATTTCTCAGTTTCCCCCAAATTCAACCAGGAAGTTCTAAATGCTGAATTTGATTCAAGCTCGAGTCTTTGGAGGGTAACTACCCAAGATTCTGAGTATGTTTCCCGTTGGTTGGTTGTCGCCGCCGGCGAGAATGCTGAGCCGGCGGTGCCGGATATTCAAGGGATTGATACTTTTGAAGGGAATGTTGTTCATACAAGTGGGTATCGTTCTGGTTCTGATTATAAGGGGGAAAATGTTTTAATAGTTGGTTGTGGAAATTCAGGAATGGAAGTTAGCTTGGATCTTTGTAGGCATAATGCATTTCCTCATATGGTTGTTAGAAACACT GTGCATGTATTGCCCCGGGAGATGTTTGGTTTCTCGACATTTGGAATAGCAATGAAACTTCTTAAATGGTTACCTATTAGAACAGTTGATAAGTTCCTTCTTTTAATGGCGAACTCTGTTTTAGGAAATACAGAGAGATTAGGTCTCCGACGACCTAAAACTGGTCCTCTTGAGCTCAAGAATGCCACCGGAAAGACACCGGTTCTTGATGTCGGAGCTCTGTCTCAAATCAAATCCggaaaaattaag GTTATGGAAGGAGTGAAAGAGATAACAAGAAAAGGGGCAAAGTTTATAGATGGAAATGAAAGAGAGTTTGATTCAATCATCTTTGCTACCGGTTACAAGAGCAATGTCCTTTGTTGGCTCAag GGAAGTGATTTCTTTACAAAAGAAGGAAAGACGAAGATGGATTTCCCTAATAGTTGGAAAGGGGAGAAGAGATTGTATTGTGTCGGATTCACGGGAAGAGGGCTTCTTGGAACTTCAATGGATTCGATTAAAATCGCTGCAGATATTGAAGAACAATGGAAATCGATAAAGAATGCTCAAAGatag
- the LOC124926709 gene encoding photosynthetic NDH subunit of subcomplex B 3, chloroplastic isoform X1, protein MAAVNLGRFSFTRRELESDTFKSNRRQQPSILFTKRRHISISSVSKTPAESSTTQMPEKPEIDLEFIGEKAGADGKYSIEKVKALSGEKLLRNIMADNKIELYGAYGKVMNCGGGGSCGTCIVEILDGKDLLNERTNTELRYLKKKPESWRLACQTIVGNKENSGKVVVQRLPQWKK, encoded by the exons ATGGCTGCCGTTAACTTGGGTCGTTTCTCATTTACACGACGTGAACTCGAATCCGACACCTTCAAATCCAACCGCCGACAACAACCCTCCATTCTCTTTACTAAGAGAAGACATATTTCAATCTCCTCCGTGTCTAAAACTCCGGCCGAATCCAGCACTACCCAAATGCCGGAGAAGCCTGAAATTGATCTTGAGTTTATTGGG GAGAAGGCAGGGGCAGATGGGAAATACTCAATTGAGAAGGTTAAAGCTCTGAGTGGAGAGAAGCTTTTGAGGAATATAATGGCGGATAACAAAATTGAACTCTATGGGGCTTAT GGAAAAGTTATGAACTGTGGAGGTGGTGGAAGCTGTGGAACATGCATTGTTGAG ATTTTAGATGGAAAGGATCTCCTAAACGAAAGAACAAATACTGAGCTTCGTTATCTCAAGAAG AAGCCGGAATCATGGAGGCTAGCATGCCAAACTATTGTTGGAAATAAAGAGAACTCCGGCAAG GTTGTTGTTCAAAGATTGCCCCAATGGAAGAAATGA
- the LOC124926709 gene encoding photosynthetic NDH subunit of subcomplex B 3, chloroplastic isoform X2, with protein MAAVNLGRFSFTRRELESDTFKSNRRQQPSILFTKRRHISISSVSKTPAESSTTQMPEKPEIDLEFIGAGADGKYSIEKVKALSGEKLLRNIMADNKIELYGAYGKVMNCGGGGSCGTCIVEILDGKDLLNERTNTELRYLKKKPESWRLACQTIVGNKENSGKVVVQRLPQWKK; from the exons ATGGCTGCCGTTAACTTGGGTCGTTTCTCATTTACACGACGTGAACTCGAATCCGACACCTTCAAATCCAACCGCCGACAACAACCCTCCATTCTCTTTACTAAGAGAAGACATATTTCAATCTCCTCCGTGTCTAAAACTCCGGCCGAATCCAGCACTACCCAAATGCCGGAGAAGCCTGAAATTGATCTTGAGTTTATTGGG GCAGGGGCAGATGGGAAATACTCAATTGAGAAGGTTAAAGCTCTGAGTGGAGAGAAGCTTTTGAGGAATATAATGGCGGATAACAAAATTGAACTCTATGGGGCTTAT GGAAAAGTTATGAACTGTGGAGGTGGTGGAAGCTGTGGAACATGCATTGTTGAG ATTTTAGATGGAAAGGATCTCCTAAACGAAAGAACAAATACTGAGCTTCGTTATCTCAAGAAG AAGCCGGAATCATGGAGGCTAGCATGCCAAACTATTGTTGGAAATAAAGAGAACTCCGGCAAG GTTGTTGTTCAAAGATTGCCCCAATGGAAGAAATGA